The genomic interval GCAACCCAGTCATCATGGTTCAAGCCTATCGTTTGCTTGTAGCTGAGATGTATGCTCTAGGTTGGGATTATCCTCTGCACTTAGGAGTTACTGAAGCAGGAGAGGGAGAAGATGGACGGATGAAATCTGCTATTGGTATTGGCACCCTTCTTCAGGTTCATACTTTGCCAACTTTTTCCAAATTCCTGATGTTATCTCAAGCAGAATCACTTTATTTGAGGATTTGAAGCTCCATTGTCATGAGCCTAATGCAGGACAATGTGAACTAGATTTCTACTACTTTTTTCCAATTCAAGTATTATATTcactatatataatatttttagcaAAACACACCTAGCAAATTTTTTGCAATAGCTTTAAGAATCATCACATGACTGCCTACTTTTTTCACGGAAAGCATtcattattttgtttgtttatttgcttGAACCATAATGTCTTTTTATATagaaacatatttaatttcatgataaaatcatattttttatatattgtcAGATTTCATTTTAACTATGATGCAAACttaaaagatctataaaatatAATAAGCAATATCTATACGCCTTTCAGTTGCCTAAATATCCCTATTTGCAGCTAATTGAATCATAGATGCAATCTATATAGAGTTGTACTTGATCAAACAAAATGATAGCCCTATGGAAGCTCAATAGCCTCTGTTGATAAACTAGATCTACTTTTTATATTCATAAGACTAGAGAATTATGCTTGCAATTTTCAAATACATTTGTTGTTGATTGTTGAACTTAATATGTTCTAACTAGTGTGGTGTTGTTCAACAGGATGGTTTGGGCGACACAATCCGGGTGTCCCTGACTGAACCACCAGAGAAAGAGATTGATCCTTGTAAGCGGTTGGCTAACCTTGGAATGCAAGCTTCAAATCTCCAAAAAGGAACTGTATGGCTCTTTCCATCTTGCCATTTTCTGCCACTCCTTGATTAACTGCTAACTGCTGCAGCAAGGATTATATATTAGATGTCTAACTTCTAGCACTTATGAACTATTTTTTGCCTTTATAACCTAATTTGTATCTCCTAAAAAACTATTTAGGCACCATTTGAGGAGAAACATAGACGATATTGGGACTTCCAGCGTAGAACTGGTCAACTTCCAGTGCAGAAAGAGGTtagatccttttttttttttccttccattGCATCATCTATAGAATGTTTCTAACTTTTGCCACGTCTTGTATAGGGTGAAGAAGTAGATTACCGAGGTGTTCTTCATCGTGATGGTTCTGTCCTCATGCCAGTGTCTTTGGACATGCTGAAGGTAGGTAGTGAATGTTTCTTTTATATTCTCTATCCTAGTGTGTCttacatttgattttgcttgGAATGTGAAACACTGCAATAATTGCAAAagtctttttgtaaacattttgtcAAGCTGTTTTAAGGTTTAGAGGTATCAATCAGTTCCATTATTGTGCAGATTTATTGCTTAGTAACTTCATTCATCATCATCTCTAAATATAATTTACATCTTGCTACCTTGTTTCTTTCATTTGCTTTACCTACTTTTCTCTTTATTTGTTGTCAGACACCAGAACTTCTTTACAAGTCTCTTGCAGCTAAGCTTGTGGTCGGAATGCCTTTCAAGGTTCTTTTTCGTCAAATTGTTACACTTGAAGTTAGACTAGTCCAGATTCATGTTTGTACTTTGCTGAACCTTTTCAAATTTTCAGGACTTGGCAACGGTGGACTCTATTCTTTTAAGAGAACTCCCTCCTCTGGAAGATGTTGAATCTGTAAGCTATCGCCTAATTCTTCTTTTCAACTTAAGAACTAGATGGCTACAAgttggatattttttttttcaaaaaactgtTAAATGGTTGTGCTTCTTAAATCTAAGACTTGACTTGTATTGTTATATTTGATCAGAGGTTAGCTCTCAAAAGGTTGATTGATATAAGCATGGGCATTATAGTTCCATTATCCGAACAGCTGGCTAAACCACTTCTTAATGCAATTGTGCTTCTTAACCTCAATGAACTTTCAACCGGGGCTCACAAGCTTTTGCCAAAAGGTGACACCTGGGTTTATCAACCAACTCACATTTGCTACTTTCTTTGAAGGCTGTACTGATTCTAAAACTGTGCTTTGTTTTTAGGCACTCGATTAGCTGTAACCGTTCGTGGGGACGAACCTTACGGGGAACTAGACGTCCTCAAGAATGTTGATGATATCACAATGTTGCTACATGATCTTCCGTTAGTTGAAGAAAAGTTCAGCAGAGTTCACGCCGCAAGGAGGTAAATGATCATAGTGACTGTCCTTGTGATGCATACAAACACAATCTACGAAATTCTCGTCTAAGCTAAATGTATCATTTGACACTTTTGctctttctttattctttttcaGGTTGTTTGAGTATCTAGAAGAAAATTCTCTCAACTTTCCAGTTATTCACCATATCCAATTCCTTAAAGGGATCCACAGGTACGATTGCGATCTTGCTGATAAAGAAGTGAATGTTGAGAGTGGAAAAATGTAAATTTCTTTCTCATTCTGGTCCTTCAATTGGCAGAGATGACCTGGTGATCACAGCAGGGAGCAATGCTGGTTCTCTTTTAGTCGATGGCCTGGGAGATGGTATCCTACTTGAGGCGCCTGAACAGGACTTTGAGTTCCTGCGGGACACATCCTTCAACTTACTTCAAGGTTGCAGAATGCGCAACACAAAGACCGTAAGATGGATATAGATCTCCTGTTACTTCGAACTGAATCTTTGAAAACTAGTTCGATAGCTTCCTCCTCCACGCCTTCACTCATCTGTGTGTGCAACTATATTGCAGGAGTACGTCTCCTGCCCATCCTGTGGACGAACACTCTTTGATCTTCAAGACATAAGCGCCGAGATTAGATCAAAGACTTCCCATCTCCCTGGTGTTTCGGTAAATTATGCCCCCTCAGCAGGCATTGCTTGAGCAGTCAAGCTACTTTTTTTATATCAAAACTGATACTCTCCTCGACACTTTCACAGATTGCGATCATGGGTTGCATTGTGAACGGACCTGGAGAGATGGCTGATGCAGATTTTGGTTATGTTGGAGGTACCCCAGGAAAGATTGACCTTTATGTCGGGAAGGTAACTTCTGTCTTCTAAGGCATACTGTATTACTAAACCAGGCGAAACAAACTAATTAAGCGACGATGAGTTTTTTTAGCAAAATGCCAGTCTCAAATTACTACATTAATTCTCATAATTATCACTAGCAAATTTGAGAAATCATCTGTTGCTGAATTCAAGATCCTGACTTTGTTGCATCAGACTGTGCTGAAGAGAGGTATCCAAATGGAGCATGCAACTGATGCTCTAATTCAGCTCATCAAGGACCACGGCCGCTGGGTCGACCCCCCAACCGAAGAGTAAATTTCTCACCCAGCAATAGCGAGATAGAAaagattttttatattttttccttttcttatttctcAGAACCTCAAACATTAGTCGATAGAATTTCCTTATTGTACAATAAACTCGAATGCGTATGTATCATTACCCATGGAAGCATTAGCTTCATCCATTGTTTGTGCATatatttttttgttctttttctttcatggataattttttattctttattGTTCAtgaattcttttatttatttatattacaCTTTTCAAAACAGAAATAGCTATTCTAATTTTATTGCATTCTCTAAAAATAACTAATAACACTGAATCTAACACCATAAATCTTAGGTGGTTTCATAACACAACTTGCCTTTTTATAGCTAACATTGATTGATACACTACACTATTGCTGTTGCACAACTTAAAACTTAGAACACGTTCTATCGATGAACCACACGATGATGGCAATATCGAAAAGAATCATCACCGACAAAGAGAGTACAGACAGGCAACACAACCTTAACCAATTTCAAAAAGCACACTCGAGGTACATTGTTGAGATGCAATATTGTGAACACCCCTGGAGCAACCGTCTGAAGAGTACACCAAACTCATATATTCAATCAGTCCTGTCGGAGTCGAGTCATACTATACAAATGATAGCAATTGGCAATTTGATCATAGACGATAAACAAAAAAAAGAGATACTTCagtcattctcattctcattcttcATCTAGATGCCAATGACCAAAAGTTCAAGAGGAATGATGGAGAGACTGCAAACCAACTGATGAAGGCCATTGCTGTGGCGGTCTCAAAGCTCGTGCAGTGGTTCTGTGAGCATATGTTTAGATCATTACCAATCAGGACCGTAATGCCGGCAGATGCACAAGCTGCAGCGAATGTCAGTGTGGATGTGATCTACAGAGAGATCAAAATATTAGCCAAACAAAAAGGTAAGAAAAATCAAGCAACTCCGCTGAAGATGGAGTAAATGATTCCCGGCTTAACCTCTAAAGACAAATCTGCTTCTAGGGAAGTATCGTGGCATAGTAAAGAAATAAACTGTGAATGGAAATTCAGCTGTTGACAAATTTCCTTACCCCATCTCCGATAGTAAAGAAACAGAGAGCTTTAGGGTTCTGCAAGGAGCGTTTTACGAGAATAGCATATATGTCCAGCATGGCCAAGGAGATACTCCATAGGCTCTGTAGGATGGCCACTGAGACAAGATAGCTGTGCAATGTATGAAAAGATATTACTGCCTCTTGTACAGGCATCGTCACATATATTTCAGACAAAGCGTGCAATATGTCGCTATGTTgtacataaaaaaatatatattagcaaCTTTTTATACTAAATGGCTTCTTTGAGCAGCCAACTAACCAAGCATTAGATTGTCGAAAGTCCTGGTTTTCACTGGTAAAAGTAACACGAAAATAATGGAAGATTTAGTATCAGGAAATGTTTCATTCCTGGTTGCACTGAATTAACAAGCAAAATACTAATGCCCACTTCTTTTAGTTTTTTCATTAAGGGCTTATCGAATTTGATTGAAGAGGATGGTAACCAAATCCAAGTTAAGTAACAAATGCAATACCATAGTTTAAGGGCAAGATGACTTTATTAATCAGATAAACTCATCAACAAAAATAAACATTGCTGGCTTATCAACATAATACTTACTAAATCTAAAACTGTAATTTGATAATGCTCACTAAGAACAACTAGGAGATAATTCACATACAACTGGGGGACAGAACAAATCTACAATCTAATGAACTCTAGGAATAAGACATGACTTTATTATGCTTGATCATATGACCTTGAATTATACAGCCAGCTGCTGGATGTGCTACACTTACAACCCACAGATATTTCTTTTGAGAAACTGATGAAGAATTAATTGCATTGAATCATGATGTATTTGTTTTCGGTAAAACTTGCTTTACacatgatttctggttttgtAAAATTCACAAGTCTAAGATTGTTTCAGAAGAGCAAAATTCTAAACATCAGCCATGGATCAAAATGACAGCTACAAAGGCAGACAAAATTGTTATCCTAACTGTCGTTGCTCACAGAATCATCTCATACCCACAACTTGAACATAAAAATCATTCAGAGCAATTAATAAAATGTAATACAAGCGGATCTCTGTTGTTTCCAAGTTTTTTATCTTCTGAAATGCCACATTGCCATTGTAACAGGCCAATTCAACATAATTTACTCAAATTCCTGCCTCAACTCCCCGAATTTTTTTTGGCCATATATGGTAATCAAACTATATCTAAGAAATACTCAGCTTGACCTAGTACATACAGTGATTACTAAGTTTAAGCTAAATAAATCTGATGGATACAGCAAGAAGACTTAAATCGGTAGATATGAATACTTTAAGAACTTCTCAGTTTGATAGATTTaattctttctcttttctccaagAAAAGGAGCTCCCATCATAAACAAAAATGAAGTCTAAGCTCCATATTTAAACAAAATATATTCTTTGTGCAAATCTTCAAAAAATAATCATGATTATGTTCAGGTCAATACTTGATATGAATGCATATGAAGCATGAAAATAAATATTAACACAACATAAGCACAGCAACATGGTTAACCTTACCAAGCAACCCATAAAATGGAAATCAACCTCTCTGAAGCAACAAAGACATAGAGGTAAGAGGCTGATAAGTAATCACAATGGATGCTAAGAGGTAAGAGGCTGATAAATTACAAAGACATAAAGAAGAACACAGAAGTATCTTTCACAAGATGCACGGGCATAGTAGCCATTTCATGTCCAACTCCTATAGTTCTTCTCTATCTTACGACTAGAAAGCCTAAGCACTTGGCAATTAAATCTTAAACATTCTCTTTCAGCACCATAAAAACTCTCCTCTGCCTTTTTGATAAAAGGATAGAATATTAAATTATGATATTCATTAAGATATTACAATCTAGACCAATTCACTTTGATGAACCTCATATGAACATTTTAAATTTGGATATGAGTGATAATAGACTCTCTTCTCTTCTTGTTATGATATTAATATTAGAAGATCTCATGCACCTGAAACATAAAATATTGGTGGACAAGGAACTGAAATGTAGTGGAACTACATATTTCGTAGGAGATTACTAATCTTGTATTCTAATTAAAAGAATTAATTAACTCTTAACATATTAACTATCTAACTACTATGAATAGCTATGCATCACATTGAATGAGATATCTAGGTTTTTTGTGTAATAGGCATGATCAAAAAACTTGATCCAATAAATATCTGATCCAATGCTGAACCAAtcagaaccaaaaatatatattgCATTTGGATCATGGGCTTGATACGACATCTAGTTAAAATTACCAATTACTCTGATCGGATGAATGTtcgattatataaatatataatctacTCAAACTTTAGTTATATACATAGTTTAATTTGACCGGATCTTAGGTTTCGATTATACAATGTTCGATTAATCTGTCCTGCCACTGAACCTCAATTTTaatagcatgctcatatgcaaaATAGTATTTAGTTTAGCAAGCAGTCTACAAAAGGTCAGGAAACGAAACACTGACTAATATAGaaaatgatattctttgaaaaaaaaTGGTAAGTGTGCAGCATAAGGAAAGATGGGAAATAGTTAGGTTTCCAAAAATAAACAGCAGGCCGATGGTTACCAGAAGGCGGTTACAGAAGGGAAATCGTTGGTGGAGACCATGACGCCGAGCGCCGCGGCCGCAAACGCGAACTGGAGGAGACGAAGCGCGAGGCCTCCGGCCGTCCCCGGCATCCCCTGCACCTCCTTCATTCTCACCCTGGGCGGGTTCTCGGCCGCATCCGTAAGGGGCGGCGCCTCCACAGGGTGCACCGTCGGCCGGCTCACGAACATCTCGCTCGCCGCCAACCCCCAGATCAGAAGAACCCAAGAAATATACAAGGCGCCAGCTCGGCGGAATCCCACCAGCTCATCTCTCGCCGCCGCTGCCGCCTCCGAATTTCGCGACTGGAACCTCCAACGATCGAGATCTGTTCCCGAACTCAGCGAAGGGATCCGACACCGGCGGTGAGGAAGCAATCGCGAGAGAGAAAACCCTAACCAGAGCTCCACAGTTCGAAGGGAATCGATCGATTCGTGCTCGATGGAGGAAGGAGATAGCCGCAGTCGATCGACCGGAGACCATAAAAAATGAAAAAGCAAGACACGAGAAATTTTATAATTCAATAATGTAATTTCATTGGAAACCGCTTAAGTCGCCACTTGAGTAACGACTCGCATGGGATGGGTCGCAGTGACCGGGAAGATTGGTAACTCAAGTCGTGACTTAAAGGTGCATTCGTCGTGAGAGGCACGGCGTGATAGTCCGGCTCGCCAAATTTTTAACCTCACGCTATTGGAAGTCAACCGGGGTCCCGCCTTTCTATCGTTTTCTCTTGAATCATCGTACGGGTAATTAATGGGTTCCGAACTTCGAGGCAACGCTGAAAACTTGTCACGGGTAATCGTCGGCGTGCCAAAAAAGTCATGCCACGACGCAAAATGTcgggaaaaaaaattaataaaagagagaaaagagaccttttattattaaaaacaaaacaaagattAATCAAGCGGTTAACGTTGAGCCACGAAAGTTTTTCATACGCGATCAGATACATCGAAAGTACTTATAATAATGCAGCCTAAAAATCTAGTatcttttaattacaaattttattttttaaaaaatctctatAATATATATCGTAACTCGGAATCATAGAAACTATGGatatttagaaaataattaaatGCCTGCTGCACGGTAATCTCGGGACAAATCTGTCATATTTTTTATTCTACCATCTTAATATTGATACGATCACAAATCAAAAATCTTCTATAAATATCGTGGGTGAAAGATATATTTCTTaactttttaacttaattaaatataatattaaattaattttttatgaaaaattttattACATTAATTTATTACGGGAGTTCTCGAATGTCGTTTTTACATTACATTATTATATGAATCTTGCTCttataatgttggtgcaatattcttaGTCAGAGTTAATCAAGTTGATTAAGCTTGGTTTGACTCAAGCTTCAATTTTGATGTGTGTTattcaatatttgacaatatataaagATTACAGGTATAACCATCtaattggagagattgttggtacaatttttcTTTAGTCAAGGTTTGATCAATCTGATGTGAAAAAGATTCaagtaggtcaagtttgactggatacttaactaaaaaagtcctagtgagtgtagTCAGGCAGattaaaaatcctagtgagtgaagctaggtaaaagtctcgataagtgaagccggacagtgggaaatcctagtgagtgaagttaggtgaaagtcctgatgagtgaagccatgcaagtgaaaatcctggtgagtgaaacaaagcaggtgaaagtccctgtgagtgaaaccgggcagtgggaaaatcctggtcagtgaagccaggtgaaaatcctagtgagtgaagctaggagaaAGTCCCGATAAGTGAAGTcggacagtgggaaaatcctggtgagtgaagccaaatgaaaatcctagtgagtgaagctaggtgaaagtcctagtaagtgaagctaggcagatggaaagatctggtgagtgaagtcaggcacgtggcaatccaagtgggttaaggttgaccggacacctgatgttgggaagtctaagtaggtcaaaggggtgTCTGGATACTTAGtacaaggaaatctagatgggtcaaggatgaccagacatctggtggaaggaagttcaaGCGGGTCATAGAgtaccagacacttggcacgagacgacaAGTCCAACTGGGTCATGGTTGACCgatcacttggcacgaggagaaaaatccaagttaGTTAAAAGATTGACTAGacatttggtgaagaagtcccagcaggtcaaggtttaCCGGATGTTAGGCATAAGGAGTtccaacatgtcacggttgaccggatgttggatttgggaacTTTTGAACttaagttaagcaagtcaaagggaggtcaatcgatcaaccgatcgattgaaccgtagtccaatcaatcagtcgatcgattggaggtgtgTTGCGAGTGAaggttggcccaatcgatcggtcgatcgattgggagcctgaatCGCGAGCACAAGAgcatcctcaatcgatcagccaatcgattgggcaccaccaatcgattggggttggaaATCTCGCGTGACGTGAGAAAGACTGAATTGATCGGGCTATCGATTAAGGCCTTTTCCAGCGGAGCATAGaagcgctctgaatcgatcagccgaacgATTTAAGCCTCTCcaatagatcagccgatcgattgggatatgaccattACGCAGGTTGCAAGTTTTGGACAGTTGGGATCACTaagatctgacgtggcaatcgattgagagcagctcaatcgattgggagtcctagaagctccaagtataaagTCGTTGCACGCTTTCTTCTTCGAAAACATTATCCCGATCTTCACATGACTTCCTCGATTACTCTCCATCAGTTATTGGAAGCTCTTgaagacaagtgttgttgcacttccaaagtTCAAGAGACATCTACAAGCaacaagagagcaagaagaaggtttttcatttatattctttgtatttttcttcttgcattgaattgtatgcttgtgtgagtgttgtaaaAGGTTTCTCTACTTTCGATAGTACCGAGAAATAGTTTCTTTCtcagtggagagtgctcgtgtgtatggatcattggattagtcatctcatcttgaggtggataccaaataaattcttCGTGTTAGTATTGTAAATATGTTTCGTGTTTTATTTCACTATATATTATCATCACGAAATAAGACAATGGATACGACGAACTATTCATCCTCTCCTCTAACTATAAATCGATCCTAACATACAATACATTTATACGATGGTGAGTAAGTGTTCTAACACATGGCTATTAACAACGtagttaataaataaattttataaaaaaaaattcagaaaaataaaaataagacctTCCCAGCTgaattttataaaaagaaaatccaAAAATGAGAAATTCCCAACGGTATCagcttttaataaaaaaaaaatcaaaaaatgataAATTCCTAACATCTTTGAAGATcagattttataaaatatatatatataaataataaattccaATTGGCTAAACGgacatttaaataaattttgaaaaattatatatttctataaattATTTCATACATTATTCGTAGTAAATTACTCCTAAAATATCTTCTCTACTATCTCCATCAtcccaaatttatttttaatttattttaaaaatgaatatGAGTCTATATTAACGTTAAAATCAATCCGAATATGTATTAATAGAAGGAATGTGCTAATACAATGAATATtaatgtttaaatattttttaaaaaataatgttggattaattttgattaagttaaattaattttgattaaattatatctgtttaattaatatttaaaataatgaaaataaaataattttgatttttctgttattattattattattattttgttaatgaGTGTGAGAGCAACGAGACCTTTTAGTCGTGTCTTCTTGCAGGGCGAGACCAACTAGAAGGGCAATGGCCTTCCTCTACTCCTCCCTCAACTCCGCCGCCACCGCCCACCGCGCCACTAAAACCCTAACCCTCGCCGCCCTCTCGCCCACCTCCATCCTCTTTCACCATGCTTTCTCCTCCGACGCCCCTCCATCCTCCTCCACCGCCGCAGATCCCGCCCCTTCCGACGCCGCGTCTCCTCCTTCCAAGGAACCGCGTTCGCGCCGCCGGGATAACGCCGGGGGGAAGGATGAGAAGCTCCATGAGACCATCTGTTACATGATGTCCAAGCGGCCATGGACTACTCGCCTCCAGAACTCCATCCGCAATCTCGCTCCCACCTTCGACCAGCCCCTCGTCCTCGCCGTCCTCCgcggttccgggcacccggaccgcgCGCTTCGCTTCTTCCGGTGGGTCGAGAAGACCGGATTCCGCCATGACCCGGAGACCTACCGCGAGATCATCTCCTTTCTCACCAAGAACTCCATGCTCAACCACGCCCGCTGCATACTCCTAGACGACATGCCCCAGCGCCTCGTATCGCCCACCGAGGACATGTTTGCCGCCCTCATCGATGGCTACGGTCGCGCCAGCATCCCCCAGGAGGCAGTCAAGATCTTCCGCCGCCTCCCCGAGCTCGGAATCACGCGTACGGTTATCTCCTATGACGCTTTCTTTAAAGCCATCCTTCGCACTGGCCGCGTGGCAATGGCCAAAAGATTCTTCAATGGCATGCTCGCGGAGGGCGTCCCCCCGGCACTCTCCACCTACAATATCCTCCTCTGGGGCTTTTGCGTCTCCATCAAGATGGAGACGGCCCAGCGCTTCTTTGATGACATGAAGCAGCGTGGCATTGCTCCGACTCTCGTCACGTACAACACGATCCTCAACGGTTGGGTGCGGGCGAAGAAGATGGATGTTGCAGAGAAGGTGTTCGATGAAATCACTGCTGCTGGTTTCACACCGAATTCAATCTCCTACAACATTATGATCAAAGGTTATGTCTCATCTGGTAGGGCGGAGGACGGTCTGCGGTTATTCTCTAGTATGGGCGAGAAAGGCCTGAGCCTCAGCGAGAAGACATTTGCAGCTCTCTTGCCAGGGCTCTGTGATGATGTTGGGAGAGGTGCGGAAGCTCGGGAAGCACTGAATAAGATGGTTGAGCTACAAATGACACCAAAGGATCCGTCGATATTCTTGAGGCTTGTGTCTTCCCTTTGCCAATCAGGTGACTTGGAGGGAGCAGTAGATGTGCACCAGAAAATGAGCCGATTCAAACATCTCTCTGTGGATCCACAACAGTATAGTGTTTTGATTGAGAGTTTGTGCAAGGGAGAAAAGTATGAGAGTGCGATAGCATTGCTTGATGAGCTGCTCCAGAATGGCGCATTGTTGAATCCCCAGGATCCCGCTTTAGAGCCCCCTACATACAATCCTATGATCGAGTACTTGTGTGATCATGGACAGACAAAGAAGGCAGAGGCTTTCTTCAGGCAACTGATGAAAAAAGGTGTTGATGACAAGGTTGCCTTCAACAACTTGATCCGTGGACATGCAAAGGAGGCTATGCTAGAATCGGCATCTGATATTCTTACCATCATGACACGTCGTGGAGTTCCAACTGATGCTGATTCATATGTCTTGCTCGTTGAGAGCTTCTTGAAGA from Zingiber officinale cultivar Zhangliang chromosome 6B, Zo_v1.1, whole genome shotgun sequence carries:
- the LOC121989757 gene encoding pentatricopeptide repeat-containing protein At2g37230-like, whose product is MAFLYSSLNSAATAHRATKTLTLAALSPTSILFHHAFSSDAPPSSSTAADPAPSDAASPPSKEPRSRRRDNAGGKDEKLHETICYMMSKRPWTTRLQNSIRNLAPTFDQPLVLAVLRGSGHPDRALRFFRWVEKTGFRHDPETYREIISFLTKNSMLNHARCILLDDMPQRLVSPTEDMFAALIDGYGRASIPQEAVKIFRRLPELGITRTVISYDAFFKAILRTGRVAMAKRFFNGMLAEGVPPALSTYNILLWGFCVSIKMETAQRFFDDMKQRGIAPTLVTYNTILNGWVRAKKMDVAEKVFDEITAAGFTPNSISYNIMIKGYVSSGRAEDGLRLFSSMGEKGLSLSEKTFAALLPGLCDDVGRGAEAREALNKMVELQMTPKDPSIFLRLVSSLCQSGDLEGAVDVHQKMSRFKHLSVDPQQYSVLIESLCKGEKYESAIALLDELLQNGALLNPQDPALEPPTYNPMIEYLCDHGQTKKAEAFFRQLMKKGVDDKVAFNNLIRGHAKEAMLESASDILTIMTRRGVPTDADSYVLLVESFLKKNEPADARTALDSMMEQGHLPSPTLFRSVMSALFEDGRVQTASRVMKSMIEKGVKENMDLAHKILEALFMRGHIEEALGRINLMTMNDCIPDVDRLLAVLCDSEKATEVQKLAEFTLERGYDVNFSSYDRVLDVLYAADKTLPAYNILCKIKAKGGVVDKKGCDELIKSLIAQGNTKQADILSRILAGKAPIATKSSKRVAMDAC
- the LOC121989754 gene encoding 4-hydroxy-3-methylbut-2-en-1-yl diphosphate synthase (ferredoxin), chloroplastic-like, yielding MPSLMTGMTGLRTSDCTFGFVKNVDFARIACAPGRQRMKPQRRIASVIRNSSKSGSEIVELEPASEGSPLLVPRQKYCESLYKTVRRKTRTVMVGNVALGSEHPIRVQTMTTSDTKDVDKTVEEVMRIADRGADLVRITVQGRKEADSCFEIKNKLVQKNYDIPLVADIHFAPAVALKVAECFDKIRVNPGNFADRRAQFEQLEYTNEEYQKELEHIEKVFTPLVEKCKKYGRAIRIGTNHGSLSDRIMSYYGDSPSGMVESAFEFARICRKLDFHNFVFSMKASNPVIMVQAYRLLVAEMYALGWDYPLHLGVTEAGEGEDGRMKSAIGIGTLLQDGLGDTIRVSLTEPPEKEIDPCKRLANLGMQASNLQKGTAPFEEKHRRYWDFQRRTGQLPVQKEGEEVDYRGVLHRDGSVLMPVSLDMLKTPELLYKSLAAKLVVGMPFKDLATVDSILLRELPPLEDVESRLALKRLIDISMGIIVPLSEQLAKPLLNAIVLLNLNELSTGAHKLLPKGTRLAVTVRGDEPYGELDVLKNVDDITMLLHDLPLVEEKFSRVHAARRLFEYLEENSLNFPVIHHIQFLKGIHRDDLVITAGSNAGSLLVDGLGDGILLEAPEQDFEFLRDTSFNLLQGCRMRNTKTEYVSCPSCGRTLFDLQDISAEIRSKTSHLPGVSIAIMGCIVNGPGEMADADFGYVGGTPGKIDLYVGKTVLKRGIQMEHATDALIQLIKDHGRWVDPPTEE
- the LOC121989755 gene encoding CASP-like protein 5A1 yields the protein MFVSRPTVHPVEAPPLTDAAENPPRVRMKEVQGMPGTAGGLALRLLQFAFAAAALGVMVSTNDFPSVTAFCYLVSVAILQSLWSISLAMLDIYAILVKRSLQNPKALCFFTIGDGITSTLTFAAACASAGITVLIGNDLNICSQNHCTSFETATAMAFISWFAVSPSFLLNFWSLASR